The following coding sequences are from one Streptomyces angustmyceticus window:
- a CDS encoding Gfo/Idh/MocA family protein produces MPPPVRIAVLGCAGIARRRMLPAFARTPGITPVLVASRDAARARELARAYGCRHVQGYAAALDAPDVDAVYLPLPAALHADWAEAALRAGKHVLAEKPLALAPDRTGRLLALAAARGLVLAENVMFPHHRQHTAVRALVRAGAIGELRSLSAAFAVPRLPDEDIRHRPELGGGALWDTGVYPVRAAVHHLGGGLRVVGAALSRGPGRLVDTAGSALLVRDDGVTAHLSFGLDHAYRNVCELWGTRGRITVERAFTPPADLAPLVRLENGTGTREIPLPPDDQVRNTVLAFRTAVRSRTTPPDDGIREQARLLDGIRRRAYIRSADDPASTGAPYRAGR; encoded by the coding sequence ATGCCGCCCCCCGTCCGGATCGCCGTACTGGGCTGCGCCGGCATCGCCCGCCGCCGCATGCTGCCCGCCTTCGCCCGAACGCCCGGCATCACACCCGTACTGGTGGCGAGCCGGGACGCCGCCCGCGCGAGGGAGCTGGCCCGCGCGTACGGGTGCCGGCACGTCCAGGGCTACGCCGCCGCGCTGGACGCCCCGGACGTGGACGCCGTCTACCTTCCGCTGCCCGCCGCGCTGCACGCCGACTGGGCGGAGGCCGCGCTGCGCGCCGGCAAGCACGTCCTGGCCGAGAAGCCCCTCGCGCTCGCCCCGGACCGCACCGGACGGCTGCTCGCACTGGCCGCCGCACGCGGCCTGGTCCTCGCGGAGAACGTGATGTTCCCCCACCACCGCCAGCACACCGCCGTACGCGCCCTGGTGCGCGCGGGCGCCATCGGCGAACTGCGCTCCCTGTCTGCCGCGTTCGCCGTCCCGCGCCTTCCCGACGAGGACATCCGTCACCGCCCCGAACTGGGCGGCGGCGCCCTGTGGGACACCGGGGTCTACCCCGTCCGGGCCGCCGTCCACCACCTCGGCGGCGGGCTGCGTGTCGTCGGAGCCGCTCTGTCCCGGGGGCCGGGCCGCCTGGTGGACACCGCCGGCTCCGCGCTCTTGGTCCGCGACGACGGGGTCACCGCCCACCTGTCCTTCGGCCTCGACCACGCCTACCGCAACGTCTGCGAACTCTGGGGCACCCGGGGCCGGATCACCGTCGAGCGGGCCTTCACCCCGCCCGCCGACCTGGCCCCCCTCGTCCGCCTGGAGAACGGCACGGGCACCCGGGAGATCCCGCTGCCCCCGGACGACCAGGTCCGCAACACCGTCCTCGCCTTCCGCACCGCGGTGCGCTCCCGCACCACGCCCCCGGACGACGGCATCCGCGAACAGGCCCGGCTGCTCGACGGGATCCGCCGCCGGGCGTACATCCGATCAGCGGACGACCCGGCCTCCACCGGGGCTCCCTACCGTGCCGGCCGATGA
- a CDS encoding class I SAM-dependent methyltransferase, with translation MDQSVTGPAATAATPVGTWTEELLLERGTYTSTLRFTPNGRTLLLAGPRPGCVGAGSWTATGPGRFSFRLAELVFDPDGTFTGWVDIEQHVIQTGDTFTSSGVSHVYDAGDRLLERAEVAARGIRRA, from the coding sequence ATGGACCAGTCGGTGACCGGCCCGGCCGCGACGGCGGCGACCCCGGTGGGCACCTGGACGGAGGAGCTGCTCCTGGAGCGCGGGACGTACACCAGCACCCTGCGCTTCACCCCCAACGGCCGCACCCTGCTGCTGGCCGGCCCGCGCCCGGGGTGCGTGGGCGCCGGGAGCTGGACGGCGACGGGGCCGGGCCGTTTCTCCTTCCGGCTCGCCGAGCTGGTCTTCGACCCGGACGGCACGTTCACGGGCTGGGTGGACATCGAACAGCACGTCATACAGACCGGGGACACCTTCACCAGCTCCGGGGTCTCCCACGTCTACGACGCCGGCGACCGGCTGCTGGAGCGCGCCGAGGTCGCCGCGCGCGGGATCCGCCGCGCCTGA
- a CDS encoding methyltransferase — protein sequence MTSAHGDAAELSAQLSEHMNGFLYSAALYTVTLHGVADHLAGGPRTPEELGELTGLHGPHLGRVLRYLSTRQVFQEDAEGRFALTPMAELLRTGVPGSLRDSFLMLGDDLYWKPVGRLHETVRTGRTAFDEIYGAPFFAHLRTDPAAASLFNAGTAGFSHLVTEHVAQSYDFPDGATVVDVGGGRGGLLRSVLAAHPRITGTLYDQASVIAEHQLDGPEVAGRWSTASGDFFTSVPAGHDHYLLKSILHDWSDENCLRILQAVRAGMREDSKLLVVDPVIPPGNTFDASKTIDVMMMAVYDGKERTQGEFEEILTKAGFRITRVLPTPSLMSVIEAVIA from the coding sequence ATGACATCTGCTCACGGCGACGCCGCCGAGCTCAGCGCACAGCTGTCGGAGCACATGAACGGCTTTCTGTACTCGGCGGCGCTCTACACCGTGACCCTGCACGGTGTCGCCGACCATCTGGCCGGCGGCCCGCGCACCCCCGAGGAGCTCGGGGAGCTGACCGGTCTGCACGGCCCGCACCTGGGCCGGGTGCTGCGCTATCTGTCCACGCGCCAGGTGTTCCAGGAGGACGCGGAGGGCCGCTTCGCCCTCACGCCCATGGCGGAGCTGCTCCGCACCGGGGTGCCCGGTTCGCTGCGCGACAGCTTCCTGATGCTGGGCGACGACCTGTACTGGAAGCCCGTCGGCCGGCTGCACGAGACGGTCCGCACGGGCCGTACCGCCTTCGACGAGATCTACGGCGCGCCCTTCTTCGCCCACCTGCGCACGGACCCGGCCGCCGCCTCGCTCTTCAACGCCGGCACCGCGGGCTTCTCGCACCTGGTGACCGAACACGTCGCGCAGAGCTACGACTTCCCGGACGGCGCCACCGTCGTGGACGTCGGCGGCGGGCGCGGCGGCCTGCTGCGCTCGGTGCTCGCCGCGCACCCGCGGATCACCGGCACGCTGTACGACCAGGCGTCGGTCATCGCCGAACACCAGCTGGACGGGCCCGAGGTGGCGGGCCGGTGGTCCACCGCCTCCGGCGACTTCTTCACGTCGGTGCCGGCCGGCCACGACCACTATCTGCTCAAGTCCATCCTGCACGACTGGAGCGACGAGAACTGCCTGCGCATCCTGCAGGCCGTACGCGCGGGCATGCGCGAGGACAGCAAGCTGCTGGTCGTCGACCCGGTCATCCCGCCGGGCAACACGTTCGACGCCAGCAAGACCATCGACGTGATGATGATGGCCGTCTACGACGGCAAGGAGCGCACCCAGGGCGAGTTCGAGGAGATCCTCACCAAGGCCGGGTTCCGGATCACCCGCGTACTGCCGACGCCGTCCCTGATGTCGGTCATCGAGGCGGTCATCGCCTGA
- a CDS encoding nucleotide disphospho-sugar-binding domain-containing protein, which produces MRILIVVWPLTAHLYPTLPVAWALQGAGHEVRVASHPDLAGTITAAGLPAVPLGTPETIASPGTVGEHLLPAGHRDRLATALGIDQDGDSDVWATVSTYTLASSRVFHPADGSAAHGWGGVDDLVAAARDWQPDLVLWDPNWPAAAVAARACGAAHGRVLWGRDYLGWACHRIDLRRAELAAAGLPDPVAEIVRPAAARHGVPVDDDLLLGQFTLDPTPADMRLPSRARTVPVRRIPYTGAAAVPSWLGARPDRPRVALTLGATQRMFDNDKVLVPSLLEMVDGLDTEVIATLDTSQLAGQRLPDNVRAVDYLPLNLLLPSCSAIIHHGGIGTFTAAVAHRVPQLVVGDELRVAYAANSAYAVGHGAGLAVDPQQQSVAEMRARFLRVLSEPSFQEGTRRLHADWLAMPSPNDTVPVLEKLTALHRTAR; this is translated from the coding sequence ATGCGCATACTGATCGTGGTGTGGCCACTGACCGCACATCTCTACCCGACCCTGCCGGTGGCCTGGGCGCTCCAGGGCGCCGGCCACGAGGTCCGGGTCGCCTCCCATCCGGACCTGGCCGGCACCATCACCGCCGCCGGCCTGCCCGCGGTGCCGCTCGGCACACCGGAGACCATCGCCTCCCCCGGGACCGTCGGCGAGCACCTGCTGCCGGCCGGCCACCGGGACCGGCTCGCCACGGCCCTGGGCATCGACCAGGACGGCGACAGCGACGTCTGGGCCACCGTCAGCACGTACACCCTGGCGTCCTCACGCGTCTTCCACCCCGCGGACGGCTCCGCGGCACACGGCTGGGGCGGGGTCGACGACCTGGTCGCCGCGGCCCGTGACTGGCAGCCCGACCTGGTGCTGTGGGACCCGAACTGGCCGGCCGCCGCGGTCGCCGCACGGGCCTGCGGCGCGGCCCACGGGCGGGTGCTGTGGGGGCGCGACTACCTGGGCTGGGCCTGTCACCGCATCGACCTGCGCCGCGCCGAACTGGCGGCCGCGGGGCTGCCGGACCCGGTGGCCGAGATCGTCCGCCCGGCGGCCGCCCGCCACGGTGTGCCGGTCGACGACGACCTCCTGCTGGGCCAGTTCACCCTCGACCCGACACCGGCCGACATGCGGCTGCCGAGCCGGGCCCGTACCGTCCCGGTCCGGCGCATCCCGTACACCGGCGCGGCCGCCGTCCCGTCCTGGCTCGGCGCGCGGCCCGACCGCCCCCGGGTCGCGCTGACGCTGGGCGCCACCCAGCGGATGTTCGACAACGACAAGGTGCTGGTCCCGTCGCTGCTGGAGATGGTCGACGGCCTGGACACCGAGGTGATCGCCACCCTCGACACGTCCCAACTGGCCGGGCAGCGCCTGCCGGACAACGTCCGCGCCGTCGACTACCTCCCGCTGAACCTGCTGCTGCCGAGCTGCTCGGCGATCATCCACCACGGCGGTATCGGCACCTTCACGGCGGCGGTCGCGCACCGCGTCCCGCAGCTGGTCGTCGGGGACGAGCTGCGCGTGGCGTACGCCGCCAACTCCGCCTACGCGGTCGGCCACGGTGCGGGCCTGGCGGTGGATCCCCAGCAGCAGTCGGTGGCGGAGATGCGCGCCCGCTTCCTGCGGGTCCTGTCCGAACCGTCGTTCCAGGAGGGCACCCGGCGGCTGCACGCGGACTGGCTGGCCATGCCGAGCCCCAACGACACGGTGCCCGTACTGGAGAAGCTCACCGCGCTCCACCGCACCGCGCGCTGA
- a CDS encoding alpha/beta fold hydrolase has product MVIKRSDSPTPPSAAHAFRTQRPRWTAATTDDGLPVEYATIEVPRDHADPDGERLTLALSRHRATDPARRRGILLAVNGGPGGDWGLGRGLVAKFAGTPLHEVYDLIGFDPRGTGTSTPLHAEVTLPQAPFDSRPPDSAFEALAEDMRRRELACERAGGTLRRHISTPNTARDMDLIRCVLGEERVNFVGYAYGAYVGAVYGALFPAHLDRSVLDSCVHPGWTWREQFLWQGDAVRRNVDAWAGWAGERHRHFGLGTDMAAVLAAVEDAVAALEGRPDGTRMRTLLDGAVGNRATDRAQWAELGFLVRDVRAAARAGDEARIRDLLAEQGTWRPGDNEGDLRCGVLEAITLEHDWPADPETYFADMRDFRRRFPYGYGVLRAQPWVGAFRTFTAPERPVALTRRDYPAGLVVQADGDPMDHYAGGVAMAERLGHHLVTVEDSGDHEVFVLSGNARVDAHVHRYLVDGTLPPERTGVPGTAARPALPADAPAATLPV; this is encoded by the coding sequence GTGGTAATCAAGCGGTCCGACTCCCCGACTCCCCCCTCCGCGGCGCACGCCTTCCGCACCCAGCGGCCACGGTGGACGGCAGCCACAACCGACGACGGCCTCCCGGTCGAGTACGCGACCATCGAGGTGCCCCGGGACCACGCCGATCCCGACGGAGAGCGGCTGACCCTCGCGCTCAGCCGCCACCGGGCGACCGACCCGGCCCGCAGGCGGGGCATCCTGCTGGCGGTCAACGGCGGCCCCGGCGGCGACTGGGGCCTGGGCCGGGGCCTGGTGGCGAAGTTCGCCGGCACCCCGCTGCACGAGGTCTACGACCTCATCGGCTTCGACCCACGCGGCACCGGCACCTCCACCCCGCTGCACGCCGAAGTGACGCTTCCCCAGGCCCCGTTCGACTCCCGTCCGCCCGACTCCGCCTTCGAGGCGCTCGCCGAGGACATGCGGCGCCGCGAACTGGCCTGCGAGCGGGCCGGCGGCACGCTGCGCCGCCACATCAGCACCCCCAACACCGCCCGGGACATGGACCTCATCCGGTGCGTCCTCGGCGAGGAGCGGGTGAACTTCGTCGGGTACGCGTACGGGGCGTACGTCGGCGCCGTCTACGGCGCGCTGTTCCCCGCACACCTGGACCGCAGCGTCCTGGACTCCTGCGTCCACCCCGGCTGGACCTGGCGCGAGCAGTTCCTGTGGCAGGGGGACGCCGTCCGGCGCAATGTGGACGCCTGGGCCGGGTGGGCCGGCGAACGCCACCGCCACTTCGGCCTCGGCACCGACATGGCCGCGGTGCTCGCCGCCGTCGAGGACGCGGTCGCCGCCCTGGAAGGCCGGCCGGACGGGACCCGGATGCGCACCCTCCTCGACGGCGCGGTGGGCAACCGCGCCACCGACCGTGCCCAGTGGGCCGAACTCGGCTTCCTGGTACGGGACGTACGGGCCGCGGCGCGGGCCGGGGACGAAGCGCGCATCCGCGATCTGCTGGCGGAGCAGGGCACCTGGCGGCCCGGCGACAACGAGGGCGACCTGCGCTGCGGCGTCCTCGAAGCCATCACCCTGGAACACGACTGGCCCGCGGACCCGGAGACCTACTTCGCGGACATGCGGGATTTCCGCCGGCGCTTCCCCTACGGGTACGGAGTGCTGCGGGCACAGCCCTGGGTGGGCGCGTTCCGCACCTTCACCGCGCCGGAGCGCCCCGTCGCCCTCACCCGCCGGGACTACCCGGCCGGGCTCGTCGTCCAGGCCGACGGCGACCCCATGGACCACTACGCCGGCGGCGTCGCCATGGCCGAACGGCTCGGCCATCACCTCGTCACGGTCGAGGACTCCGGCGACCACGAGGTGTTCGTGCTGTCCGGCAACGCGCGGGTGGACGCCCATGTCCACCGCTACCTCGTGGACGGCACCCTGCCGCCCGAGCGCACCGGCGTGCCCGGGACCGCCGCCCGCC